The following proteins are encoded in a genomic region of Planococcus lenghuensis:
- a CDS encoding thiamine pyrophosphate-dependent dehydrogenase E1 component subunit alpha — translation MANRHEELGLSNDDVLKMYETMLMARRVDERMWLLNRAGKIPFVISCQGQEATQVGAAYALDNTKDYIAPYYRDLGVVLHFGMTPQDLMLSAFAKAEDPNSGGRQMPGHFGQKKNRILTGSSPVTTQLPHAVGVALAGKMTGEDFITFTTLGEGSSNQGDFHEGLNFAGVHKLPVVTVVENNKYAISVPLDRQVAAKQVSDRAAGYGMPGETVDGNDPLEVYRSVKAAADRARRGEGPSLIEAVSSRMTAHSSDDDHRAYRSADELEAQKSSDPVLTFAAYLTEAGVLDDDLAKEINDRVMKTVNEATDYAENAPYADPESALDYVYAEEGGDE, via the coding sequence ATGGCGAATCGTCATGAAGAATTAGGTTTATCGAACGATGATGTGCTGAAAATGTATGAGACGATGCTGATGGCCCGCCGGGTGGATGAACGGATGTGGCTGCTGAATCGCGCAGGGAAAATCCCATTCGTTATTTCCTGTCAGGGACAGGAAGCGACACAGGTCGGAGCGGCATATGCGCTCGATAACACAAAAGATTATATTGCACCGTATTACCGCGATCTCGGCGTTGTCCTGCATTTCGGCATGACGCCGCAGGACTTGATGCTGTCGGCATTTGCGAAAGCGGAAGATCCCAACTCAGGCGGCCGGCAGATGCCCGGGCATTTCGGCCAGAAGAAAAACCGGATTCTGACCGGATCATCGCCTGTTACGACCCAGCTGCCGCATGCCGTCGGTGTTGCGCTCGCCGGGAAAATGACCGGGGAAGATTTCATCACGTTCACCACGCTTGGCGAAGGATCTTCCAATCAGGGGGATTTTCATGAAGGGCTGAACTTCGCGGGTGTCCATAAACTGCCGGTCGTCACGGTAGTCGAGAATAATAAATATGCAATTTCTGTACCGCTTGACCGGCAGGTGGCTGCCAAACAGGTTTCGGACCGCGCGGCCGGGTACGGCATGCCGGGTGAGACAGTGGACGGCAACGATCCGCTTGAAGTCTACCGTTCTGTAAAAGCTGCGGCGGACCGCGCGCGCCGCGGGGAAGGACCGAGCCTTATTGAAGCGGTATCTTCCCGGATGACTGCCCACTCGTCAGACGATGACCACCGGGCTTACCGGTCAGCGGATGAGCTGGAAGCACAAAAATCATCCGATCCGGTCCTGACATTTGCAGCGTACTTGACGGAAGCCGGTGTACTGGACGACGATCTGGCAAAAGAAATCAACGACCGGGTTATGAAAACAGTCAATGAAGCCACGGATTATGCAGAAAATGCACCGTATGCAGATCCGGAATCCGCGCTTGATTACGTATATGCTGAAGAAGGAGGGGACGAATAA